One Actinoplanes missouriensis 431 DNA segment encodes these proteins:
- a CDS encoding cupin domain-containing protein: MTALSRVVALDEGKFADTVWGREPLLSRAADLGGPDGFTDLLSPAAVDELLSRRGLRTPFLRVARDGEVLPPARFTGGGGAGAEVTDQVLDDRAMHLYATGATLVLQGLHRLWPPLIAFAGELGAALNRPVQLNAYLTPPGSQGFATHYDTHDVFVLQADGAKRWCVHPPVLPDPLERQPWGGRADEVAATAAGEPALDVVLEPGDALYLPRGWLHSARSLGGRSLHITAGVRGLTRYALVEELLALASADPALRATLPYGLEMSDPDAIAPELTATVAALRDWLATADPAAVADRLRARSWSSARPAPISPLAQLDAAAALTPAGAIAVRPGLRWTLTADGELRSPVRTVTFPASCVPAVRLALDGAPHRVGDLPLDDDTDRLVLARRLLTEALAVTVQP; the protein is encoded by the coding sequence ATGACCGCACTCTCCCGGGTCGTCGCCCTCGACGAGGGCAAGTTCGCCGACACCGTGTGGGGCCGTGAACCCCTGCTGTCCCGGGCCGCCGACCTCGGCGGCCCGGACGGTTTCACCGACCTGCTCTCCCCGGCCGCCGTCGACGAGCTGCTCAGCCGGCGCGGCCTGCGCACCCCGTTCCTGCGGGTGGCGCGCGACGGCGAGGTGCTGCCACCGGCCCGTTTCACCGGCGGTGGCGGCGCCGGCGCGGAGGTCACCGACCAGGTCCTCGACGACCGGGCCATGCACCTGTACGCCACCGGCGCCACCCTGGTCCTGCAGGGCCTGCACCGGCTCTGGCCGCCACTGATCGCCTTCGCCGGCGAGCTGGGCGCGGCGTTGAACCGGCCGGTGCAGCTCAACGCGTACCTGACCCCGCCGGGCAGTCAGGGCTTCGCCACCCACTACGACACCCACGACGTCTTCGTGCTGCAGGCCGACGGCGCCAAGCGGTGGTGCGTGCACCCGCCGGTGCTGCCCGACCCGCTGGAACGCCAGCCGTGGGGTGGCCGGGCCGACGAGGTGGCCGCCACCGCCGCGGGCGAACCGGCCCTCGACGTCGTCCTGGAACCCGGTGACGCCCTCTACCTCCCGCGCGGCTGGCTGCACTCCGCGCGGTCGCTGGGCGGCCGCTCGCTGCACATCACCGCCGGGGTACGGGGTCTGACCCGTTACGCCCTGGTCGAGGAGCTGCTGGCCCTCGCGTCCGCCGACCCGGCCCTGCGCGCCACCCTGCCGTACGGCCTGGAGATGTCCGACCCGGACGCGATAGCGCCGGAGCTGACCGCCACCGTGGCCGCCCTGCGGGACTGGCTCGCCACGGCCGACCCGGCCGCCGTCGCCGACCGGCTGCGCGCCCGCTCCTGGTCGTCCGCCCGGCCCGCCCCGATCAGCCCGCTGGCCCAGCTGGACGCGGCGGCCGCGCTCACCCCGGCCGGTGCCATCGCCGTCCGGCCCGGGCTGCGCTGGACCCTGACCGCGGACGGGGAGCTGCGCTCACCGGTCCGGACCGTGACCTTCCCGGCCTCGTGCGTGCCGGCCGTCCGGCTGGCCCTGGACGGCGCCCCGCACCGGGTCGGCGACCTGCCGCTGGACGACGACACGGACCGCCTCGTCCTGGCCCGCCGCCTGCTGACCGAGGCCCTGGCCGTGACAGTGCAGCCGTGA
- a CDS encoding FtsK/SpoIIIE domain-containing protein yields the protein MAESTKQRVMEIRAGLSHALGAAQTALELAQQAAAAADERRRRVTAAVTARRRKLAAARDERISEIDEWHDTELAALAGAAAASADRAAPGAAGEPWHSWEPTPLARAAELRVGRLLLPEAPIPHPERTRRAETGPWATAPGTPREPVTEGPADDADPPEVPALVPLLDHGHIVIGGDDRLADELVASLLLRALGTSEPGRVQIIGYDPEHLGGGLAGFAPLAGAGVLTFAGPSELPGLLEDLVGHVRRINEKVLAGEYTSLRELHAATKRRPEPWRVAVLLGAPELSRHERSQLDRLLRSGAACGVHLVIRGLAVEPGPGIEFVHAATGDDTRVSGAGDLPVRLDRGPWPELVTATCRQIAETVAAGPAPVALESLLPDPGDEWQQSSAAALTAPLGDSPQGSPVLVTLSDYPPHALIAGPSGTGKTNFIYAWLGALAARYSPEELAFYLLDFKEGVSFARFAPGRRDPSWLPHVRLVGVNVNTDREFGLALLRFLSAELRRRADAAKQHEVTNLAELRAEDPEGSWPRIVAVVDEFQVLLAGRDAVAAEAVDLLEDLARRGRSQGIHLVLASQDISGIEALWGRPALVAQFSLRIALPKARRVLAEQNNAADSLARYHAVVNADSGAAEANRVVRVPAAGDRDQWSALQHRLWRRRPAEMGPPRLFDGDVVPRLAESPDFRGLRPSASPAAPIALLGETIDVTARSARTVLRRAPGRNLAVLGTRVDEACAVLATAGRSLAAQFPPEGARFSVVCLDQDARAAAEALHARLPECGWYDTENVDWLLEDAAAEATAAWPADRPHFILIYAADALPGGRAAADQLRTVLRQGPERRLHVLGWWRGAGLLRDSLGGQASRTDPIGAWVALDVHGSELAPYYPGAGAPHWYPRPWRALHFDRSVHRGAEVIIPYGTS from the coding sequence ATGGCTGAATCCACCAAACAGCGGGTCATGGAGATCCGGGCCGGCCTCTCGCACGCCCTCGGGGCCGCCCAGACCGCGCTGGAGCTCGCCCAGCAGGCCGCTGCCGCGGCGGACGAGCGCCGGCGGCGGGTCACCGCCGCCGTGACGGCCCGGCGGCGCAAGCTCGCGGCGGCGCGGGACGAGCGGATCTCCGAGATCGACGAGTGGCACGACACCGAGCTGGCGGCGCTCGCCGGGGCGGCCGCCGCGTCGGCGGACCGGGCCGCGCCCGGAGCGGCCGGCGAGCCCTGGCACAGCTGGGAGCCCACGCCGCTGGCCAGGGCCGCCGAGCTGCGGGTGGGCCGGCTGCTGCTGCCGGAGGCGCCGATACCGCACCCGGAGCGCACCCGGCGGGCCGAGACCGGTCCATGGGCGACCGCGCCGGGCACCCCGCGGGAGCCGGTGACCGAGGGCCCGGCGGACGACGCGGACCCGCCGGAGGTGCCGGCGCTGGTGCCGCTGCTCGATCACGGGCACATCGTGATCGGTGGCGACGACCGGCTCGCCGACGAGCTGGTCGCGAGCTTGCTGCTGCGCGCGCTGGGGACCAGCGAACCGGGCCGGGTGCAGATCATCGGGTACGACCCCGAGCACCTCGGCGGCGGACTGGCCGGCTTCGCTCCCCTGGCCGGTGCGGGCGTGCTGACGTTCGCCGGGCCGAGCGAGCTGCCCGGTCTGCTGGAGGACCTGGTCGGGCACGTCCGCCGGATCAACGAGAAGGTCCTCGCCGGTGAGTACACGTCGTTGCGCGAGCTGCACGCCGCGACCAAACGCCGGCCCGAGCCGTGGCGGGTCGCCGTGCTGCTCGGCGCGCCGGAGCTGTCCCGGCACGAGCGCTCGCAGCTGGACCGGTTGCTGCGCTCCGGCGCCGCCTGCGGGGTGCACCTGGTGATCCGCGGGCTCGCCGTCGAGCCGGGACCGGGCATCGAGTTCGTGCACGCGGCCACCGGTGACGACACGCGCGTCTCCGGGGCCGGTGACCTGCCGGTCCGCCTCGACCGCGGCCCCTGGCCGGAGCTGGTCACCGCGACCTGCCGGCAGATCGCCGAGACGGTCGCCGCCGGTCCCGCGCCGGTCGCGCTGGAGAGCCTGCTGCCGGATCCCGGCGACGAGTGGCAGCAGAGCTCGGCGGCCGCGCTGACCGCGCCGCTCGGCGACAGCCCGCAGGGGTCCCCGGTGCTGGTGACGCTGAGCGACTACCCGCCGCACGCGCTGATCGCCGGGCCGTCCGGCACCGGCAAGACCAACTTCATCTACGCCTGGCTGGGCGCGCTCGCCGCCCGGTACTCCCCGGAGGAGCTGGCGTTCTATCTGCTCGACTTCAAGGAGGGCGTGTCGTTCGCCCGGTTCGCGCCGGGCCGGCGGGACCCGAGCTGGCTGCCGCACGTCCGGCTGGTCGGGGTGAACGTCAACACCGACCGGGAGTTCGGGCTGGCGCTGCTCCGGTTCCTCAGCGCTGAGCTGCGCCGCCGGGCCGACGCGGCGAAACAGCACGAGGTGACGAACCTGGCCGAGCTGCGCGCCGAGGATCCGGAGGGCTCGTGGCCGCGCATCGTCGCGGTGGTCGACGAGTTCCAGGTGCTGCTCGCCGGCCGGGACGCGGTCGCCGCGGAGGCCGTCGACCTGCTCGAGGACCTGGCCCGGCGCGGCCGTTCGCAGGGCATCCACCTGGTCCTGGCCAGCCAGGACATCTCCGGGATCGAGGCGCTCTGGGGCCGTCCCGCGCTTGTCGCCCAGTTCTCGCTGCGGATCGCCCTGCCCAAGGCCCGCCGGGTGCTGGCCGAGCAGAACAACGCCGCCGACTCGCTGGCCCGCTACCACGCGGTGGTGAACGCGGACTCCGGCGCCGCCGAGGCGAACCGGGTGGTGCGGGTGCCCGCGGCCGGCGACCGGGACCAGTGGAGCGCGCTGCAGCACCGGCTGTGGCGCCGGCGGCCGGCCGAGATGGGCCCGCCCCGGCTCTTCGACGGTGACGTGGTGCCGCGGCTCGCGGAGAGCCCGGACTTCCGCGGGCTGCGGCCGTCCGCGTCGCCGGCGGCGCCGATCGCCCTGCTCGGCGAGACCATCGACGTGACGGCACGCTCGGCGCGTACCGTGCTGCGCCGCGCGCCGGGCCGCAACCTGGCCGTGCTCGGCACCCGGGTGGACGAGGCGTGCGCGGTGCTCGCCACGGCCGGGCGCTCGCTGGCGGCGCAGTTCCCCCCGGAGGGCGCCCGGTTCTCGGTGGTCTGCCTGGACCAGGACGCCCGGGCCGCCGCCGAGGCGCTGCACGCCCGGCTGCCGGAGTGCGGGTGGTACGACACCGAGAACGTGGACTGGCTGCTGGAGGACGCCGCCGCCGAGGCGACCGCGGCGTGGCCGGCGGACCGCCCGCACTTCATCCTGATCTACGCGGCGGACGCGCTGCCCGGCGGCCGGGCCGCCGCCGACCAGTTGCGGACGGTGCTGCGGCAGGGCCCGGAACGGCGCCTGCACGTGCTGGGCTGGTGGCGCGGGGCGGGTCTGCTGCGGGACAGCTTGGGCGGGCAGGCCTCCCGGACCGACCCGATCGGCGCCTGGGTGGCGCTGGACGTGCACGGCAGCGAGCTCGCGCCGTACTACCCGGGTGCCGGGGCGCCGCACTGGTACCCCCGTCCGTGGCGGGCCCTGCACTTCGACCGCTCGGTGCACCGCGGCGCCGAGGTGATCATCCCTTACGGAACCTCATGA
- a CDS encoding nucleoside/nucleotide kinase family protein: protein MRVVPVSFESLVEDLADRLASRESDTRIRVAVDGPDAADPARLADALADPLRVRGRPVVRVATSDFLRPASLRLEFGRTNPDSFYNGWFDEAGLTRELLVPAAPEGSGRVLTRLWDAGRDRSARQPYEELPACAIVLVSGPLLLGSGLPFDVTVHLELSAAALERRTAEDQRWTLPAFRRYADEVAPETFADVVVRVDDPRRPAIVLER from the coding sequence ATGCGCGTCGTTCCGGTCTCGTTCGAGAGCCTTGTGGAAGATCTGGCGGATCGGCTCGCCAGTCGGGAATCCGACACTAGGATTCGGGTGGCCGTGGACGGCCCCGACGCCGCTGATCCGGCGCGTCTCGCCGACGCGCTGGCTGATCCGCTGCGGGTCCGCGGGCGGCCCGTGGTCCGCGTCGCCACCAGCGATTTCCTGCGGCCCGCGTCGTTGCGGCTGGAGTTCGGGCGGACCAATCCGGACTCGTTCTACAACGGCTGGTTCGACGAGGCCGGCCTGACCCGGGAGCTGCTGGTCCCGGCCGCGCCGGAGGGGTCCGGGCGGGTGCTCACCCGGCTCTGGGACGCGGGCCGGGACAGGTCCGCGCGGCAGCCCTACGAGGAGCTGCCCGCCTGCGCGATCGTGCTGGTCAGCGGCCCGCTGCTGCTCGGATCGGGGCTGCCGTTCGACGTCACCGTCCACCTTGAGTTGTCCGCCGCGGCCCTGGAGCGCCGCACCGCCGAGGATCAGCGCTGGACCCTGCCCGCCTTCCGCCGGTACGCCGACGAGGTCGCCCCGGAGACGTTCGCCGACGTCGTCGTGCGTGTGGACGACCCGCGCCGCCCCGCCATCGTCCTGGAGAGATGA
- the secA2 gene encoding accessory Sec system translocase SecA2 — MGVSQRLKSRVRKFLQRPGTTVDLAPLSKRLGAIEAREDALKELDDAALTEAAREANDYAEICAIGREAARRAIGQRPYDVQLLGAMALLDGRVAEMATGEGKTLTATLAAYGHTRLGHGPVHVLTVNDYLAKRDATWMEPIYTLLGLTVGWVTELMTPEERREAYAADVTYVSVSEAGFDYLRDQLVTDVADRVQRDLATAIVDEADSILIDEARVPMVLAGSTAVESDPVHEAAALMRGLRAGKHYEAADDGRSVAFTDEGLKHLEEELGGIDLYADEQVAHLSALNVALHAHALLRRDVDYIVRNGGVELIDEMRGRVAQRRRWPDGLQAAVEAKEGLSATAEGEVLDTITVQAFIALYTTVCGMTATAVHVGEQLREYFKLEVAVIPPNTPNIREDDPDRIYSAHDTRDEALVEEIKIAHEKGRPVLIGTLDVQASETLARQLAEAGVPANVLNAKNDAEEAAIIAEAGALGAVTVSTQMAGRGVDIRLGGSDEAGRDRVVELGGLYVIGAGRHDSRRVDDQLRGRAGRQGDPGASVFFVSLEDELVSRHAGDIVPSSPRMDMDGVVHDPQVDYAVEHAQRVAEGVNYEIHRNTWRYSQIIEQQRLLLAERRERLLTSEVAAIMLLEKSAEKAKETDEDVLSDAARAIALFHLDRLWADHLAFLSEVREGVHLRALGKLDPLDEFHRAAVPAFQELLTQVEARTIETFEEVDLADGWQPERAEIVRPSATWTYLVHDNPFGSELDRLIAAVGRRLTSGG; from the coding sequence ATGGGAGTGTCGCAGCGGTTGAAGAGCCGTGTCCGTAAGTTTCTGCAGCGCCCGGGCACGACGGTGGACCTCGCGCCGTTGTCGAAGCGGCTCGGCGCGATCGAGGCGCGCGAGGACGCGCTGAAGGAACTGGACGACGCGGCGCTGACCGAGGCGGCACGCGAGGCGAACGACTACGCGGAGATCTGCGCGATCGGCCGCGAGGCGGCCCGGCGGGCGATCGGTCAGCGGCCGTACGACGTCCAGCTCCTCGGCGCGATGGCGCTGCTCGACGGCCGGGTCGCCGAGATGGCCACCGGTGAGGGCAAGACGCTCACCGCGACCCTCGCGGCGTACGGGCACACCCGCCTCGGGCACGGCCCGGTGCACGTGCTCACGGTCAACGACTACCTCGCCAAGCGCGACGCCACCTGGATGGAGCCGATCTACACGCTCCTCGGCCTGACCGTGGGCTGGGTGACCGAGCTGATGACGCCGGAGGAGCGCCGCGAGGCGTACGCGGCGGACGTCACCTACGTCTCGGTCAGCGAGGCCGGCTTCGACTACCTGCGTGACCAGCTGGTCACCGACGTGGCCGACCGGGTGCAGCGCGACCTGGCGACCGCCATCGTCGACGAGGCCGACTCGATCCTGATCGACGAGGCCCGGGTGCCGATGGTCCTGGCCGGCAGCACCGCGGTGGAGAGCGACCCGGTGCACGAGGCCGCAGCCCTGATGCGGGGGCTGCGTGCCGGCAAGCACTACGAGGCCGCCGACGACGGCCGCAGCGTGGCCTTCACCGACGAGGGGCTCAAGCACCTCGAGGAGGAGCTCGGCGGCATCGATCTGTACGCCGACGAGCAGGTCGCGCACCTCTCCGCGCTGAACGTAGCGCTGCACGCGCACGCGCTGCTGCGCCGCGACGTCGACTACATCGTCCGCAACGGCGGCGTCGAGCTGATCGACGAGATGCGCGGCCGGGTGGCTCAGCGCCGCCGCTGGCCGGACGGGCTGCAGGCGGCCGTGGAGGCCAAGGAGGGCCTGTCCGCGACCGCCGAGGGCGAGGTCCTCGACACGATCACCGTGCAGGCCTTCATCGCGCTCTACACGACGGTCTGCGGCATGACCGCGACCGCGGTGCACGTCGGTGAGCAGCTCCGGGAGTACTTCAAGCTCGAGGTGGCGGTCATCCCGCCGAACACGCCGAACATCCGCGAGGACGACCCGGACCGGATCTACTCGGCGCACGACACGCGCGACGAGGCCCTGGTCGAGGAAATCAAGATCGCGCACGAGAAGGGCCGTCCGGTGCTGATCGGCACCCTGGACGTGCAGGCCTCGGAGACGCTGGCCCGCCAGCTGGCCGAGGCCGGGGTGCCCGCGAACGTGCTGAACGCGAAGAACGACGCCGAGGAGGCCGCGATCATCGCGGAGGCCGGCGCGCTCGGCGCGGTCACCGTCTCCACCCAGATGGCCGGGCGTGGTGTCGACATCCGCCTCGGCGGCAGCGACGAGGCCGGCCGCGACCGGGTGGTCGAGCTCGGCGGTCTCTACGTGATCGGCGCCGGCCGGCACGACAGCCGCCGGGTCGACGACCAGCTCCGTGGCCGGGCCGGCCGGCAGGGTGACCCGGGCGCCTCGGTCTTCTTCGTGAGTCTCGAGGACGAGCTGGTCAGCCGGCACGCGGGTGACATCGTCCCGTCCTCGCCGCGGATGGACATGGACGGCGTCGTGCACGACCCGCAGGTGGACTACGCGGTCGAGCACGCCCAGCGGGTCGCCGAGGGCGTCAACTACGAGATCCACCGCAACACCTGGCGGTACAGCCAGATCATCGAGCAGCAGCGCCTGCTGCTGGCCGAGCGCCGGGAGCGGCTGCTCACCTCCGAGGTCGCCGCGATCATGCTGCTGGAGAAATCGGCGGAGAAGGCGAAGGAGACCGACGAGGACGTCCTCTCCGACGCGGCCCGCGCGATCGCCCTCTTCCACCTGGACCGGCTCTGGGCCGACCACCTCGCGTTCCTCTCCGAGGTCCGGGAGGGCGTGCACCTGCGGGCCCTGGGCAAGCTGGACCCGCTCGACGAGTTCCACCGGGCCGCCGTGCCGGCGTTCCAGGAACTGCTCACCCAGGTCGAGGCGCGCACCATCGAGACGTTCGAGGAGGTCGACCTCGCCGACGGCTGGCAGCCCGAGCGTGCCGAGATCGTCCGGCCCAGCGCCACCTGGACGTACCTGGTGCACGACAACCCGTTCGGCAGCGAGCTGGACCGGCTCATCGCCGCGGTGGGGCGCCGCCTCACGTCCGGAGGCTGA
- a CDS encoding TraR/DksA family transcriptional regulator: MLVNGAIVAGKGAGAVKARSSEEIEQIRVILRSRFDELNAEYEEAAAQNHRLRLVEIGDAAGDDQADSGSKTAERDAATSLLRTLLERRTQAEHAMARLEDGTYGNCEGCSHPIPVERLEVFPSATTCVNCKAVRERRAS; encoded by the coding sequence ATGCTCGTCAACGGAGCGATTGTTGCGGGTAAGGGCGCGGGCGCGGTCAAGGCGCGTTCGTCCGAGGAGATCGAGCAGATCCGGGTGATCCTGCGCAGCCGGTTCGACGAACTCAATGCCGAGTACGAGGAAGCCGCAGCGCAGAACCATCGACTCAGGCTCGTCGAGATCGGCGACGCGGCCGGCGACGACCAGGCCGACAGTGGATCCAAGACGGCGGAGCGCGACGCGGCCACGTCGCTGCTGCGGACCCTGCTGGAGCGGCGCACCCAGGCGGAGCACGCCATGGCGCGCCTGGAGGACGGCACCTACGGCAACTGTGAGGGCTGCTCGCACCCGATCCCGGTGGAGCGGCTGGAGGTCTTCCCGTCCGCCACCACGTGTGTGAACTGCAAGGCGGTGCGCGAACGCCGCGCGAGCTGA
- a CDS encoding winged helix-turn-helix domain-containing protein, with product MTLAIPLTGDTVSPQAHKLLSAVRELVELSKGTVTVEQAAAEPVEPPLVSGPEVRLLTGSRQALLDGAALPLTRLEFDLLLYLAERPRRVFSRAQLLAAVWGYERAGERTVDVHVRRLRLKLGANVPAITTVYGVGYRLADDAHIAVLPHD from the coding sequence GTGACCTTGGCCATTCCGCTGACCGGCGACACCGTCTCGCCACAGGCGCACAAACTGCTCAGCGCCGTCCGTGAACTGGTGGAGCTGAGCAAGGGCACCGTCACCGTGGAACAGGCCGCCGCCGAGCCGGTCGAGCCGCCACTCGTCTCCGGGCCCGAGGTGCGGCTGCTGACCGGCTCCCGGCAGGCGCTGCTCGACGGCGCCGCGCTGCCGCTCACCCGGCTCGAGTTCGATCTCCTGCTGTACCTCGCCGAGCGGCCCCGGCGGGTGTTCTCCCGCGCGCAGCTGCTCGCCGCCGTCTGGGGCTACGAGCGGGCCGGTGAGCGGACCGTGGACGTGCACGTGCGGCGGCTGCGGCTGAAGCTGGGGGCGAACGTCCCGGCGATCACGACGGTCTACGGTGTCGGGTACCGGCTGGCCGACGACGCGCACATCGCGGTCCTGCCCCACGACTGA
- a CDS encoding ankyrin repeat domain-containing protein: MAELDEETLAFAHRMFDLARSGDPELPAQVAAGLPVNLTNDKGDTLLILAAYHQHPGIVTALLQLGADPDRVNDRGQTALGAAVFRKNQETVNALLAAGADPHAGRPSAVELAEYFKLPEVSLRT; this comes from the coding sequence GTGGCTGAGCTTGACGAAGAGACCCTGGCGTTCGCGCACCGCATGTTCGATCTGGCACGTTCCGGGGACCCGGAGCTGCCCGCCCAGGTGGCGGCTGGACTCCCGGTGAACCTGACCAACGACAAGGGCGACACCCTGCTGATCCTGGCGGCGTACCACCAGCATCCGGGCATCGTGACGGCCCTGCTCCAGCTGGGAGCGGACCCGGACCGGGTCAACGACCGCGGGCAGACCGCGCTCGGCGCGGCGGTGTTCCGGAAGAACCAGGAGACGGTGAACGCGCTGCTGGCCGCCGGCGCGGATCCCCACGCCGGACGGCCCTCAGCGGTGGAACTGGCTGAGTACTTCAAACTGCCGGAGGTCAGCCTCCGGACGTGA
- a CDS encoding DUF72 domain-containing protein has protein sequence MLWIGTSGWQYQDWRPARGADDTGYLYPGGLPQRLWLEHYAGRFDVVEVNNAFYRLPERDTFAKWRDTTPDGFRFAVKMSRYLTHIKRLKEPAEPVARFLDRASALGDKLGPVLLQLPPTLQANLEALDETLSRFPPDVRVAVEPRHETWFTRDCEDLLRRHGAALCWADRRGRPVTPLWQTADWGYLRFHEGGGRPWPRYGRQALQSWLERMTVPPEVFVFFNNDPGGAAVVDAAVLARLAARSGRKFSRVPPMKQRSHS, from the coding sequence ATGCTCTGGATCGGGACCTCGGGGTGGCAGTACCAGGACTGGCGGCCCGCCAGGGGTGCGGACGACACCGGCTACCTCTACCCGGGCGGCCTGCCGCAGCGGCTCTGGCTGGAGCACTACGCCGGCCGGTTCGACGTGGTGGAGGTCAACAACGCGTTCTACCGGCTGCCGGAGCGGGACACGTTCGCGAAGTGGCGGGACACCACCCCGGACGGCTTCCGGTTCGCGGTGAAGATGAGCCGGTACCTGACCCACATCAAACGCCTGAAGGAGCCGGCCGAACCGGTGGCCCGGTTCCTGGACCGGGCGAGCGCGCTCGGCGACAAGCTCGGCCCGGTGCTGCTGCAGCTGCCGCCGACGCTGCAGGCGAACCTGGAGGCCCTGGACGAGACGCTGAGCCGGTTCCCGCCCGACGTGCGGGTCGCGGTGGAGCCGCGGCACGAGACCTGGTTCACCCGCGACTGCGAGGATCTGCTGCGCCGGCACGGCGCGGCGCTCTGCTGGGCGGATCGGCGCGGTCGCCCGGTCACGCCACTGTGGCAGACGGCGGACTGGGGTTATCTGCGATTCCACGAGGGAGGCGGACGGCCCTGGCCCCGATATGGACGGCAGGCGTTGCAATCGTGGCTGGAGCGGATGACCGTACCCCCGGAGGTCTTCGTCTTTTTCAACAATGACCCCGGCGGCGCGGCGGTGGTCGACGCTGCCGTGCTCGCCCGCCTGGCCGCGCGAAGCGGCCGGAAATTCAGCCGGGTGCCGCCGATGAAGCAGCGGTCCCATTCTTGA
- a CDS encoding zinc-dependent alcohol dehydrogenase — MSDTEQNLIVAGPGRLEIAEVPHEEVPDGGFRARTLFSGISAGTELTFLKGTNPALHAGFDTALGLFGAPPEQAYPVNRLGYMEVARIEESRTPAYRDGTVVAMTYGHRTAYIGDPLRDRVVVLPEDLDPVLGIYAAHMGPICANGLLHAAADRFGPAVRSLGDGVLGARVAVVGAGVVGLLTALLARQHGAASVVILDPTPQRRAIAEALGIETLDSGPDADDPAVVLKTRWRHADGDRGADVVFQCRGQAAALHLGLRLLRPQGTVIDLAFYPGGADEVRLGEEFHHNGLGVRCAQIGRVPRGLAHSWDRERLSAATLDLLRADGGAIRDHLVTAVVPFAEGPAVLAGLADRTRQELQVVLSF; from the coding sequence GTGTCTGACACCGAGCAGAACCTGATCGTCGCCGGACCCGGCCGCCTCGAGATCGCCGAGGTTCCCCACGAGGAGGTGCCGGACGGCGGATTCCGGGCCCGCACCCTGTTCAGCGGCATCTCGGCCGGCACCGAGCTGACGTTCCTGAAGGGCACCAACCCGGCCCTGCACGCCGGCTTCGACACCGCGCTCGGGCTCTTCGGCGCACCGCCCGAGCAGGCCTACCCGGTGAACCGGCTGGGGTACATGGAGGTGGCCCGGATCGAGGAGAGCCGCACGCCCGCCTACCGGGACGGGACGGTGGTGGCGATGACCTACGGCCACCGCACCGCCTACATCGGTGACCCGCTGCGCGACCGGGTGGTGGTGCTGCCCGAGGATCTGGACCCGGTGCTCGGCATCTACGCCGCGCACATGGGCCCGATCTGCGCGAACGGCCTGCTGCACGCGGCCGCCGACCGGTTCGGCCCGGCGGTGCGCTCGCTCGGCGACGGCGTCCTCGGCGCCCGGGTCGCGGTCGTCGGCGCCGGCGTGGTCGGCCTGCTCACCGCGCTCCTCGCCCGGCAGCACGGCGCCGCCTCGGTGGTGATCCTGGACCCGACGCCGCAGCGCCGCGCGATCGCCGAGGCCCTCGGCATCGAGACGCTGGACAGCGGCCCGGACGCGGATGATCCGGCGGTCGTCCTGAAGACCCGCTGGCGGCACGCCGACGGCGACCGCGGCGCCGACGTGGTCTTCCAGTGCCGGGGCCAGGCCGCCGCGCTGCACCTCGGGCTGCGCCTGCTCCGCCCGCAGGGCACCGTGATCGACCTGGCCTTCTATCCGGGCGGCGCGGACGAGGTCCGGCTCGGCGAGGAGTTCCACCACAACGGCCTCGGCGTGCGCTGCGCGCAGATCGGCCGGGTGCCGCGCGGGCTGGCGCACTCCTGGGACCGGGAACGGCTCTCCGCCGCGACCCTCGACCTGCTCCGGGCCGACGGCGGCGCGATCCGCGACCATCTGGTGACAGCGGTCGTGCCGTTCGCCGAGGGGCCCGCGGTCCTCGCCGGCCTCGCCGACCGGACGCGGCAGGAGTTGCAGGTGGTGCTCTCCTTCTGA